A single region of the Hoeflea prorocentri genome encodes:
- a CDS encoding transglutaminase-like domain-containing protein, translating to MTDTSDHRPPERADCLQAGLYVDSGSDAVRRFTLDALESAKATTDTQKAVALYNAVRDGFRYNPYSISMRAEDYKASHIVKTQSAYCVPKAILLTACLRAAGIPAAVGFADVRNHLNSPKLAELMGSDLFIYHGYVQLWLGDSTFKVTPAFNSEMCERFGVKPLDFDGTADALFHEYDADNRRHMEYVNDRGIYQDPPIVEILSTFKAFYPRLAEFAAGASRQGQEPVDAAFLGNG from the coding sequence TTGACGGATACCTCGGATCACCGACCGCCGGAACGGGCCGACTGTTTGCAGGCGGGCCTTTATGTTGACAGCGGTTCGGATGCGGTGCGGCGTTTCACCCTCGATGCGCTTGAAAGCGCCAAGGCAACAACCGACACGCAAAAGGCGGTAGCCCTCTACAACGCCGTGCGCGACGGTTTTCGCTACAACCCCTACAGTATCTCGATGCGTGCCGAAGACTATAAGGCCAGCCATATCGTCAAAACGCAGTCCGCGTACTGCGTTCCGAAGGCGATATTGCTGACTGCATGTCTGAGGGCGGCCGGCATACCGGCTGCCGTCGGTTTTGCCGATGTCCGCAATCATCTGAATTCTCCCAAGCTTGCCGAACTGATGGGATCGGACCTTTTTATCTATCACGGCTATGTCCAGCTCTGGCTGGGTGACAGCACGTTCAAGGTGACGCCGGCCTTCAACTCCGAGATGTGCGAGCGCTTTGGCGTGAAGCCCCTGGATTTCGACGGCACCGCGGATGCTTTGTTCCATGAATATGACGCGGATAACCGTCGTCACATGGAGTATGTCAACGACCGCGGCATCTACCAGGACCCTCCGATTGTCGAGATACTGAGTACGTTCAAGGCGTTTTATCCGCGCCTTGCTGAGTTTGCCGCCGGTGCGAGCCGGCAAGGCCAGGAACCCGTTGATGCCGCTTTCCTTGGAAACGGCTGA
- the narI gene encoding respiratory nitrate reductase subunit gamma, producing MSNYLNTLLFTVYPYVALAIMIIGCILRYDREPYSWRSGSSQLLRRKQLVWGSVLFHVGILFLFFGHFVGLLTPHFVYAPFISAEAKQMLAIVAGSIAGIICFIGLTMLIHRRFFDERIRATSTFADNAILIILWMQLVLGLITVPYSLQHADGSVMLALSEWAQRILTLRIDGTAELVAAQSWPYQLHILLGLTIFLIFPFSRLVHMLSAPIRYLWRPGYQVVRERNRRENPNRIPAE from the coding sequence ATGTCGAATTATCTCAATACACTGCTCTTTACCGTTTATCCTTATGTGGCGCTGGCGATCATGATTATCGGCTGCATCCTGCGATATGACCGGGAGCCCTATAGCTGGCGATCGGGTTCATCCCAGCTCCTGCGGCGCAAGCAGCTCGTCTGGGGCTCGGTACTGTTCCATGTCGGTATCCTGTTCCTGTTCTTCGGGCACTTTGTCGGTCTGCTGACGCCGCATTTCGTTTACGCGCCCTTCATCTCGGCGGAAGCAAAACAGATGCTGGCCATCGTCGCCGGCTCGATTGCCGGCATCATCTGCTTCATCGGGCTGACCATGCTCATCCATCGACGGTTCTTTGACGAGCGTATCCGCGCAACCTCGACGTTTGCCGACAACGCGATCCTGATCATCCTGTGGATGCAGCTTGTTCTTGGCCTGATTACCGTTCCCTATTCGCTGCAGCATGCTGACGGTTCGGTCATGCTGGCGCTATCGGAATGGGCACAGCGTATTCTCACGCTGCGCATCGACGGAACGGCGGAACTGGTCGCGGCACAGTCCTGGCCCTATCAGCTGCATATTCTGCTTGGGCTGACGATCTTCCTCATCTTCCCGTTCTCGCGGCTGGTGCACATGTTGTCTGCGCCGATACGTTATCTGTGGCGCCCCGGCTATCAGGTCGTGCGCGAGCGTAATCGTCGCGAAAACCCAAACCGGATCCCGGCGGAGTAA
- a CDS encoding enoyl-CoA hydratase/isomerase family protein — translation MTDRYAAYSKLKLDYPADRILRITFSNPESFNSVDGETHGQLTEIWREIDHDPQINAVIVTGEGKAFSSGGDFKLIEEMADDYAILMRVWKEAKDLVYNIVNCNTPIISAINGPAAGAGLVVGLLADISIAGKAARIVDGHPRLGVAAGDVAAIIWPLLCGMAKAKYYLLTGKPMTGEEAERIGLVSLCVEDAELQETALTIAKDLSSGSQSAIRWTKYSLNNWLRSAGPIFDTSTALEMLGFMGPDVREGLASLREKRKPEFDPDCPI, via the coding sequence ATGACCGATCGATATGCGGCCTATTCGAAACTCAAGCTCGACTATCCTGCCGACCGCATTCTCAGGATAACGTTCAGCAATCCGGAAAGCTTCAACTCGGTTGACGGCGAAACCCATGGACAACTCACTGAGATCTGGCGCGAGATCGATCACGACCCGCAGATCAATGCGGTCATCGTGACCGGCGAGGGCAAGGCCTTTTCTTCAGGTGGCGACTTCAAGCTGATTGAGGAGATGGCGGATGACTACGCCATCTTGATGCGGGTCTGGAAGGAAGCAAAGGACCTTGTCTACAATATTGTCAATTGCAATACGCCCATCATTTCCGCGATCAACGGCCCGGCGGCCGGGGCCGGCCTGGTGGTCGGGCTGCTTGCCGACATATCGATTGCCGGAAAAGCCGCGCGGATCGTGGACGGCCACCCGCGTCTCGGTGTTGCAGCGGGTGATGTCGCGGCAATCATCTGGCCGCTGCTTTGCGGTATGGCGAAAGCCAAATACTATCTTTTGACCGGTAAGCCCATGACCGGCGAAGAGGCGGAACGTATTGGACTTGTATCACTGTGCGTGGAAGATGCGGAGCTCCAGGAAACGGCCCTGACGATCGCGAAAGACCTTTCCAGCGGCTCGCAAAGCGCCATCCGGTGGACCAAATATTCGCTCAACAACTGGCTGCGTTCTGCAGGGCCGATATTCGACACGTCCACGGCCCTTGAAATGCTCGGTTTCATGGGGCCGGACGTGCGTGAAGGACTTGCGTCCCTGCGCGAAAAGCGCAAACCGGAGTTCGACCCGGATTGTCCGATTTAA
- a CDS encoding cyclic nucleotide-binding domain-containing protein, whose translation MSTLDDDVAMLQKVPLFESVDPSKLKLIAYTSTQLVFDDGEEVFAQGSNGTSAYLIASGEADILSDSGDTQVVVAKLGSNALFGEISAFCDVPRTASVKARGQLTLLELKRENLMELIGEFPDVAVEVIRELARRLANTTSDLAHVLDQRASG comes from the coding sequence ATGAGCACGCTTGATGATGATGTCGCCATGCTGCAGAAGGTGCCGCTTTTTGAGAGCGTCGACCCAAGCAAACTCAAGCTGATTGCCTATACGTCCACCCAGCTCGTCTTCGATGACGGTGAAGAGGTTTTCGCGCAGGGATCAAACGGCACGTCGGCCTATCTGATCGCCAGCGGCGAGGCGGATATTCTGTCAGACAGCGGGGACACCCAGGTTGTCGTTGCAAAACTCGGTTCAAACGCGCTTTTTGGAGAGATATCGGCTTTCTGCGACGTACCGCGAACGGCATCCGTCAAGGCGCGCGGGCAACTCACCCTGCTGGAACTCAAGCGCGAGAACCTTATGGAACTCATCGGCGAGTTTCCCGATGTCGCCGTCGAAGTCATCAGGGAACTTGCCCGCAGGCTTGCCAACACGACATCGGATCTTGCCCATGTTCTGGATCAGCGCGCCAGCGGTTGA
- a CDS encoding glucose 1-dehydrogenase has protein sequence MRGLKGRNAIVTGGASGIGAAISRRLAEEGAHVAIFDLDRAGAENIAGTITKAGGAAKAYQVDITDRAAVFEAVAELTQNGSIDILVNNAGWDRLVPFVESDTDLWTKVIDINLYGPLHVHHAVLPIMIEQGRGRVINIASDAGRVGSTGEAVYSACKGGIIAFTKTMARELARSGIRLNAVCPGPTDTPLFAEFAGDGQGERIKAALEKAIPVGRLARPSDFPGIVCFLASDDAEFITGQTVSVSGGLTMS, from the coding sequence ATGCGAGGGCTCAAAGGCAGGAACGCGATTGTGACAGGCGGCGCGAGCGGCATCGGCGCTGCCATCAGCCGGCGTCTTGCAGAGGAAGGTGCCCATGTCGCCATTTTTGACCTCGACAGGGCCGGTGCGGAAAACATCGCCGGAACCATCACCAAAGCAGGGGGCGCCGCCAAGGCGTACCAGGTCGACATAACAGACCGGGCCGCTGTCTTTGAGGCCGTCGCCGAACTCACGCAGAACGGCAGCATCGATATCCTTGTCAACAATGCCGGCTGGGACCGGCTTGTGCCTTTCGTGGAGTCGGACACCGACCTTTGGACCAAGGTGATCGACATCAACCTTTATGGCCCGCTGCATGTTCACCACGCCGTTCTGCCCATCATGATCGAGCAAGGACGCGGGCGGGTCATCAACATCGCGTCGGATGCCGGCCGTGTCGGCTCAACCGGCGAAGCTGTCTACTCCGCCTGCAAGGGCGGGATCATCGCATTCACGAAGACAATGGCCCGCGAGCTCGCACGCAGCGGCATACGGCTGAATGCCGTTTGTCCGGGACCGACCGATACGCCGCTCTTTGCCGAATTTGCCGGTGACGGACAAGGAGAGCGCATCAAGGCGGCGCTGGAAAAAGCCATACCTGTCGGTCGGCTGGCGCGACCGTCCGATTTCCCGGGCATCGTCTGTTTCCTTGCCAGTGACGATGCGGAATTCATTACCGGACAGACCGTTTCTGTTTCCGGTGGCCTGACAATGAGTTGA
- a CDS encoding DUF3307 domain-containing protein, giving the protein MTLYIVWALIGLQVKHYIADYTLQWPSMIAGKCDLKKAGGYTHAAIHVAMTLPILLLCGLSLATIAALAVFEFVVHYATDYAKGWYDCKHKLDVNTRHFWAVHGADQLVHQLTYAIILAVIMMSMRV; this is encoded by the coding sequence ATGACGTTGTATATTGTATGGGCACTGATCGGCCTGCAGGTCAAGCACTACATTGCAGACTATACGCTCCAGTGGCCGTCCATGATCGCCGGAAAATGCGACCTGAAAAAAGCGGGTGGATACACGCACGCCGCTATCCATGTGGCGATGACCTTGCCGATCCTTCTGCTGTGCGGGCTGTCGCTGGCCACGATTGCGGCTTTGGCTGTATTTGAATTCGTCGTCCACTATGCGACGGACTACGCCAAGGGCTGGTACGATTGCAAACACAAGCTTGATGTGAACACCCGCCATTTCTGGGCTGTGCACGGCGCGGATCAACTGGTCCATCAGTTGACCTACGCGATCATCCTGGCAGTGATCATGATGTCGATGCGGGTTTGA
- a CDS encoding DUF2478 domain-containing protein, producing MSAVPSHMLAAIRFAPEFHVDAVLDETVQSLRGDGLRIAGVVQREKPESNGCCPITFLEDVATGRRLRISQALGSGSRGCRLDPQALADVCGTLIATVESGVDLLVLNRFGKGEADGHGFRSVIEKALDHGVPVLTAVRDTYLTDFGTFAGGMADTLPPRADAAIEWGRIAAGVVHDQDSAA from the coding sequence ATGAGTGCAGTACCTTCCCATATGCTCGCTGCGATACGGTTTGCGCCGGAGTTTCACGTTGACGCGGTGCTTGACGAAACCGTTCAGTCCCTGCGTGGCGACGGCCTTCGCATTGCCGGTGTCGTGCAGCGCGAAAAGCCGGAGAGCAATGGCTGTTGCCCCATCACATTTCTGGAGGATGTGGCAACGGGACGTCGGTTGCGGATTTCCCAGGCGCTCGGGTCCGGTTCAAGAGGATGCCGCCTCGATCCGCAAGCCCTTGCGGATGTCTGCGGCACATTGATTGCGACTGTTGAAAGCGGTGTCGATCTTCTGGTGCTTAACCGGTTCGGCAAAGGTGAGGCGGACGGTCACGGTTTCCGGTCTGTGATTGAAAAGGCGCTTGATCACGGCGTTCCCGTATTGACGGCCGTGCGCGATACCTACCTGACGGATTTTGGAACCTTTGCCGGCGGCATGGCTGACACGTTGCCGCCACGAGCAGATGCGGCCATTGAGTGGGGGCGCATTGCCGCCGGTGTGGTGCACGATCAGGACAGCGCTGCCTGA
- a CDS encoding peptidylprolyl isomerase, giving the protein MATIYTNPSLNPGHKAGDSYSGYKEPDTSVPPKAKPVTRELSVNGVVIEESELLAEAQNHPAENPGQALAEAARALVIRELLWQEAMRLDVNATPATDGQGRLEEQKDAAIRVLIEQQVDVPSADDRACRRYYDQNPERFSSEALIEARHILLAAPPDNAGARKEKRALAEQLISRLKEHPEEFQALARSYSDCPSKEHGGNLGQLSRGSTVREFEKAVARMNEGDMSQNPVESRFGFHIVLIERKVPGRRLPYEMVRERIGVWLEAGTWSKAVSQYISILAGCADIRGVNLEAGDGPLVQ; this is encoded by the coding sequence ATGGCGACGATCTACACAAACCCCTCGTTAAACCCCGGCCACAAGGCCGGGGACAGCTATTCCGGTTACAAGGAGCCCGACACCTCGGTGCCGCCCAAGGCAAAACCCGTCACCAGGGAACTGAGCGTCAACGGCGTGGTTATTGAGGAGTCGGAGCTGCTTGCCGAAGCACAGAACCACCCGGCTGAAAATCCGGGTCAGGCTCTGGCGGAGGCTGCGCGGGCCCTCGTCATTCGTGAACTGCTCTGGCAGGAAGCAATGCGCCTTGATGTGAACGCAACACCTGCAACCGACGGGCAGGGGCGTTTGGAAGAACAAAAAGACGCGGCGATCCGAGTTCTGATCGAACAGCAAGTCGATGTCCCTTCTGCTGACGATCGCGCCTGCCGCCGGTACTACGATCAAAACCCGGAGCGGTTTTCTTCAGAAGCGCTGATCGAGGCGCGGCATATCCTTCTGGCTGCGCCACCTGACAATGCCGGTGCCCGGAAGGAAAAACGGGCTCTTGCGGAGCAGTTGATCAGTCGGCTCAAGGAGCATCCCGAGGAGTTCCAGGCCCTTGCCCGGTCCTATTCAGATTGTCCGTCGAAGGAGCATGGCGGAAATCTCGGCCAACTGTCGCGCGGCAGTACCGTACGCGAGTTCGAAAAGGCGGTTGCAAGGATGAACGAAGGGGATATGTCCCAAAACCCGGTAGAAAGCCGTTTCGGTTTTCATATCGTTTTGATCGAGCGCAAGGTGCCCGGCCGCAGGCTGCCCTATGAAATGGTTCGCGAACGTATTGGGGTATGGCTTGAAGCCGGAACATGGTCCAAAGCGGTATCCCAATACATATCCATTTTGGCAGGGTGTGCTGACATCCGGGGTGTGAACCTGGAGGCGGGTGACGGACCCCTCGTGCAATAG
- a CDS encoding hemerythrin domain-containing protein — translation MNRHEEARATAIMALKTPPPVAQFLTPLQYILTDHFRQRTLCQVMEEFAEGGAFDEDKVGAALHFMMSDFSLHVIDEEEDLFPLLRQRAMPEDDIEEVLDDLSAEHATDRTDADDITGILRDAIETGGKGFPGADGSEWLRRFAKNERRHLIVENAIVMPLARARLSAADLRSLGRRMAARRGIEYPGKVDVDQS, via the coding sequence ATGAACAGGCATGAGGAAGCAAGAGCCACGGCAATAATGGCGTTGAAAACGCCGCCGCCGGTTGCGCAATTCCTCACGCCGCTTCAATACATCCTGACCGACCATTTTCGTCAGCGTACGCTTTGCCAGGTAATGGAAGAGTTTGCCGAGGGCGGAGCTTTCGATGAGGACAAGGTGGGTGCAGCCTTGCACTTTATGATGTCCGACTTCAGCCTGCATGTCATTGACGAGGAAGAGGATCTATTCCCTCTGTTGAGGCAGCGTGCGATGCCGGAGGACGATATCGAGGAGGTGCTTGATGACCTCAGCGCAGAGCATGCAACCGACAGGACCGATGCCGATGATATAACCGGCATATTGCGTGATGCGATCGAAACCGGAGGCAAGGGATTTCCAGGCGCTGACGGCAGTGAGTGGCTGAGACGTTTTGCCAAGAACGAACGCCGGCACCTGATCGTCGAGAACGCCATTGTCATGCCGCTTGCCCGTGCGCGGCTGTCCGCTGCGGATTTGCGCAGTCTTGGCCGACGGATGGCCGCCCGGCGAGGAATTGAGTATCCCGGCAAAGTTGATGTCGACCAGTCATAG
- the narH gene encoding nitrate reductase subunit beta, with protein MRIRAQIGMVLNLDKCIGCHTCSVTCKNVWTNREGVEYAWFNNVETKPGVGYPKEWENQKKWNGGWVRNGNGKIEPKMGAKWRILSKIFANPDLPEIDDYYEPFDFDYGHLQTAGESQTTPTARPRSLISGERIEKIEWGPNWEEILGGEFSKRSQDYNFDGVEKEIYGEFENTFMMYLPRLCEHCLNPTCVAACPSGAIYKREDDGIVLIDQEKCRGWRMCVSGCPYKKIYYNWSSGKSEKCVFCYPRIEAGHPTVCSETCVGRIRYLGVILYDADAISNAASTSDEKDLYEEQLNVFLDPNDPKVIEQARKDGIPEAWLDAAKHSPVYKMAIDWKVAFPLHPEYRTLPMVWYIPPLSPLQSAAQTGKIGVEGEMPDVKSLRIPVRYLANLLTAGKEAPIVSALERMLAMRAYMRAKTVDGVIDEAIAEKAGLTGQMVEDMYHVMAIANYEDRFVIPTTHREISEDAYDVRGSCGFSFGNGCSGGASDTDLFGSRRTRTTQTPTDLFKEQV; from the coding sequence ATGAGAATCCGCGCACAAATCGGAATGGTGCTGAACCTCGATAAATGCATCGGGTGCCACACCTGCTCGGTGACCTGCAAGAATGTCTGGACCAACCGTGAAGGCGTCGAATACGCCTGGTTCAACAATGTCGAGACAAAGCCGGGCGTCGGTTATCCCAAGGAGTGGGAAAACCAGAAGAAATGGAATGGCGGCTGGGTTCGCAACGGGAACGGCAAGATCGAACCCAAGATGGGTGCCAAGTGGCGTATCCTGTCGAAGATCTTCGCCAACCCGGACCTGCCTGAAATCGACGACTACTACGAGCCGTTCGATTTCGACTACGGCCATCTGCAGACGGCCGGCGAAAGCCAGACGACACCGACGGCGCGTCCGCGCTCTCTCATCAGCGGCGAGCGCATCGAGAAGATCGAATGGGGTCCGAACTGGGAAGAAATTCTCGGCGGGGAGTTCTCCAAGCGGTCGCAGGACTACAATTTCGATGGCGTCGAGAAAGAGATTTACGGCGAATTCGAAAACACCTTCATGATGTACCTGCCGCGGCTGTGTGAGCACTGCCTCAATCCGACCTGTGTCGCGGCCTGTCCGTCCGGTGCGATCTATAAACGCGAAGATGACGGCATTGTCCTCATCGACCAGGAAAAATGCCGCGGCTGGCGTATGTGCGTGTCGGGCTGCCCCTATAAGAAGATCTACTACAACTGGTCTTCGGGCAAATCGGAAAAATGCGTCTTTTGCTATCCGCGCATCGAAGCCGGTCATCCGACAGTCTGTTCCGAGACCTGTGTCGGGCGGATCCGTTACCTCGGGGTCATCCTTTATGATGCCGATGCGATTTCCAACGCCGCTTCAACCTCGGATGAAAAGGATCTTTACGAGGAGCAGTTGAATGTCTTCCTCGATCCGAACGATCCGAAGGTCATTGAACAGGCACGCAAGGATGGTATTCCCGAGGCATGGCTGGATGCTGCCAAGCATTCGCCGGTCTACAAGATGGCGATCGACTGGAAAGTCGCGTTTCCGCTGCACCCGGAATACCGCACGCTTCCGATGGTCTGGTACATCCCGCCACTCTCACCGCTGCAGTCTGCCGCTCAAACCGGCAAGATCGGCGTTGAAGGCGAGATGCCGGATGTGAAATCGCTGCGCATTCCGGTCCGCTACCTGGCAAACCTGCTGACGGCAGGCAAGGAGGCTCCGATTGTCTCGGCGCTTGAGCGGATGCTGGCGATGCGGGCTTACATGCGCGCCAAGACCGTTGACGGAGTGATCGACGAGGCCATTGCCGAAAAGGCGGGGCTCACCGGCCAAATGGTCGAGGACATGTATCACGTCATGGCGATCGCCAATTACGAGGATCGCTTCGTCATTCCGACAACCCACCGGGAAATCAGCGAGGACGCTTACGACGTACGCGGCTCCTGCGGCTTCTCCTTCGGAAACGGCTGCTCGGGCGGTGCGTCGGATACCGATCTCTTCGGTTCACGGCGGACAAGGACGACGCAGACGCCAACCGATCTCTTCAAGGAGCAGGTCTGA
- a CDS encoding alpha/beta fold hydrolase: MPTVTINGDEMFYRHNGADERADGLAVVLVHGAGGSTADWPASWLDMQQADETRLSSVPVIAVDLPGHGKSAGASRQSVAGYAEAIAGFLDALNLQRVLLVGHSMGAAIALTLAADKNPRLAGISLLAGAAKLAVSPAILDGLQNQFEATVGNIVKYSWHREVDDDLKQAARERLLNCPQNVVYDDFLACSRYDLTDRLVDVAIPVLIVAAADDRMVPAETAVSLSEKLGTSKQTVLDNCGHYLQIEKAALTSDTLADFLANDLANGI; encoded by the coding sequence ATGCCGACTGTCACGATCAATGGCGACGAGATGTTTTACCGCCACAATGGTGCAGACGAACGCGCTGACGGGTTGGCGGTCGTTCTGGTTCATGGCGCCGGCGGCAGCACGGCGGACTGGCCGGCCAGCTGGTTGGACATGCAACAAGCAGACGAGACCCGTTTGAGCTCGGTTCCGGTCATTGCCGTCGATTTGCCGGGACATGGCAAATCGGCGGGCGCCAGCCGGCAATCGGTGGCGGGTTACGCCGAGGCCATTGCAGGTTTTCTTGATGCGTTGAACTTGCAGCGCGTGCTTCTCGTCGGCCATTCCATGGGTGCTGCCATTGCGCTCACGCTCGCAGCTGACAAAAATCCCCGCCTTGCGGGCATTTCACTTCTTGCCGGTGCGGCGAAGCTGGCCGTGAGCCCTGCCATTCTGGACGGGCTTCAAAACCAGTTTGAGGCAACGGTCGGCAATATCGTCAAATATTCTTGGCATCGCGAGGTCGATGATGATCTCAAGCAAGCCGCCCGCGAGCGCCTTCTCAATTGCCCGCAAAACGTTGTTTATGACGATTTTTTGGCCTGTAGCCGGTACGACCTGACCGATCGACTGGTCGACGTTGCCATTCCGGTTCTGATTGTCGCCGCTGCCGATGACAGGATGGTGCCCGCCGAGACGGCGGTTTCGCTGTCGGAAAAACTCGGAACCTCAAAACAGACCGTTTTGGACAATTGCGGCCATTACCTGCAAATCGAAAAGGCCGCCCTCACATCCGATACCCTGGCGGATTTTTTGGCAAACGACCTTGCAAACGGTATCTGA
- the narJ gene encoding nitrate reductase molybdenum cofactor assembly chaperone produces the protein MNRTLKIVSLLLSYPTKELQDGIPELNAALADDVGVDKRAVLLLTRLADDIAALDLYDAQERYVHLFDRTRTLSLHLFEHVHGESRDRGGAMVDLMEMYRNGGFDINARELPDHLPMFLEFLSVRPEPDARESLGQTAHILAALRERLKKRKSIYANAFAALEIIAREKPDEALLEGLLQEPLDDPDDLEALDRIWEEEVVTFGGNAGENACGPDRLQRQMRAHQRKPDSGAAAPHA, from the coding sequence ATGAACCGTACTCTCAAGATTGTTTCGCTGCTGCTGTCCTATCCCACAAAGGAGCTTCAGGACGGCATTCCCGAACTCAACGCCGCATTGGCTGACGATGTCGGCGTCGACAAGCGGGCGGTGCTTTTGCTGACAAGGCTTGCCGACGATATCGCCGCGCTTGATCTTTATGACGCCCAGGAGCGGTACGTTCATCTCTTTGACCGGACCCGCACGCTCTCGCTGCACCTCTTTGAGCATGTGCATGGCGAAAGCCGCGACCGCGGCGGAGCAATGGTTGACCTGATGGAAATGTACCGCAACGGCGGTTTCGACATCAATGCCAGGGAACTGCCGGATCATCTGCCGATGTTCCTGGAGTTTTTGTCGGTGCGGCCTGAACCCGACGCGCGCGAGTCGTTGGGCCAGACAGCCCATATTCTCGCAGCACTGCGCGAACGGCTGAAAAAACGCAAATCCATCTATGCCAATGCCTTTGCGGCCCTGGAGATCATCGCCCGGGAAAAGCCGGACGAGGCTCTGCTTGAAGGTCTGCTTCAGGAGCCCCTGGACGACCCGGACGACCTGGAGGCCCTTGACCGCATTTGGGAAGAGGAGGTTGTGACCTTCGGCGGCAATGCCGGAGAGAATGCCTGCGGGCCGGACCGCCTGCAACGCCAGATGCGCGCCCATCAACGCAAGCCGGATAGCGGTGCGGCCGCGCCGCACGCCTGA